A part of Aegilops tauschii subsp. strangulata cultivar AL8/78 chromosome 2, Aet v6.0, whole genome shotgun sequence genomic DNA contains:
- the LOC109755335 gene encoding probable BOI-related E3 ubiquitin-protein ligase 3, whose translation MAVQARFLSHAFPHDLKAYRSMDASAPGNSQFLDEQAAVACIGNNTVLSDLPRSELTCNDNYGFAPRKRARMAGDEPAGLADLARQRLVLQQAAAMHGLMLPCDAQSRAVGSGAASTSGRVANAAGLNTLLYNQGVEMDALIRLETERIRAGLEEARRRHARAALATVERAAAGRLQAVEAELERARYRNGELEEWLRQMTAEGQAWLGVAKSHEAVAAGLRTTLDQLLQPPCAVAGTAEGDADDAQSCCFETPAGDNADDAASKAVAAAPSCKACGQADACVLLLPCRHLSLCGACEPSVDTCPVCAATKNASLHVLLS comes from the exons ATGGCTGTCCAGGCGCGGTTCCTCTCCCACGCCTTCCCCCACGACCTCAAGGCCTATAGGTCCATGGATGCCTCGGCGCCGGGTAACTCCCAGTTCCTGGACGAGCAAGCCGCGGTGGCGTGTATTGGGAACAACACGGTGCTCAGCGATCTCCCGCGAAGCGAGCTCACATGCAACGACAACTACGGATTCGCGCCGAGGAAGCGGGCGCGCATGGCCGGGGACGAGCCGGCGGGACTCGCCGACCTTGCCCGGCAGCGCTTGGTTCTGCAGCAGGCGGCGGCGATGCACGGACTCATGCTGCCTTGCGATGCGCAGAGCAGGGCGGTCGGCTCCGGCGCGGCCTCCACCAGCGGGAGGGTGGCCAATGCCGCGGGCCTCAACACGCTGCTCTACAACCAGGGCGTGGAGATGGACGCGCTCATCCGGCTCGAG ACCGAGAGAATTCGCGCGGGGCTTGAGGAGGCGCGCCGGCGACACGCGAGGGCCGCGTTGGCTACTGTGGAGCGCGCTGCGGCGGGGCGGCTTCAGGCCGTAGAGGCTGAACTGGAGCGCGCGCGCTACCGCAACGGCGAACTGGAGGAGTGGCTCCGGCAGATGACCGCAGAGGGCCAGGCGTGGCTCGGCGTCGCCAAGAGCCACGAGGCCGTCGCGGCCGGCCTCCGCACGACGCTGGACCAGCTGCTGCAGCCCCCCTGCGCTGTCGCCGGGACTGCTGAGGGCGATGCCGACGACGCGCAGTCCTGCTGCTTCGAGACCCCAGCGGGGGACAACGCCGACGACGCGGCGTCCAAGGCGGTCGCGGCGGCTCCGTCGTGCAAGGCCTGCGGTCAGGCGGACGCCTGCGTTCTGCTGCTCCCGTGCCGGCACCTGTCCCTGTGCGGTGCGTGCGAGCCCTCCGTGGACACCTGCCCCGTGTGCGCGGCCACCAAGAACGCCTCGCTCCATGTCCTCCTTTCCTGA